From a region of the Rouxiella sp. S1S-2 genome:
- the purL gene encoding phosphoribosylformylglycinamidine synthase has protein sequence MEILRGSPALSAFRINKLLSRFQEAQLPVNDVYAEFVHFADVSAPLTADEQTKLQRLLKYGPSLAEHAPVGRLILVTPRPGTISPWSSKATDIAHNCGLSQVRRLERGLAFYVQALQLTEAQWQSLGALLHDRMMETIFTDLNDAEKLFAQHQPAPVQHVDLLGAGRVALEQANIKLGLALAEDEIDYLVNAFTNLGRNPTDIELYMFAQANSEHCRHKIFNADWVIDGKEQPKSLFKMIKNTFEHTPDHVLSAYKDNAAVMEGSKVGRFYANAESGLYNFNQEDAHILMKVETHNHPTAISPWPGAATGSGGEIRDEGATGRGAKPKAGLVGFSVSNLRIPGFEQPWEENFGKPDRIVTALEIMTDGPLGGAAFNNEFGRPALLGYFRTYEEQVNSHNGPELRGYHKPIMLAGGIGNIRADHVQKGEITVGAKLIVLGGPAMNIGLGGGAASSMASGQSDADLDFASVQRDNPEMERRCQEVIDRCWQLGEANPILFIHDVGAGGLSNAMPELVSDGERGGRFQLRDILNDEPGMSPLEVWCNESQERYVMAVAPAQLAQFDAICKRERAPYAVIGEATEEMHLTLEDSHFDNQPIDMPLDVLLGKTPKMTRDVQTLKAVGDMLNGENIQIADAVNRILHLPAVAEKTFLITIGDRTVTGMVARDQMVGPWQIPVADCAVTTASLDSYHGEAMSLGERAPVALLDFAASARLAVGEALTNIAATEIGSLKRVKLSANWMSAAGHPGEDAGLYAAVKAVGEELCPALGITIPVGKDSMSMKTRWQEGTEQREMTSPLSLVITAFARIEDVRHTVTPELRTDKGESSLLLIDLGAGHNALGATALAQVYRQLGDKPADVRNVEQLAGFFNAMQKLVSEQKLLAYHDRSDGGLLVTLAEMAFAGHCGLTADISALGESALAALFNEELGAVIQVRDDQRAEVEQIFAQHGLADCTHFLGSVNQGDRFVITSGDKPVYSESRTTLRTWWAETTWQMQRLRDNPECADQEHEAKKDNNDPGLNVNLTFAPQEDIAAPYIATGARPKVAVLREQGVNSHVEMAAAFHRAGFDAVDVHMSDLLSGRRDLQDFHTLVACGGFSYGDVLGAGEGWAKSVLFNERVREEFEDFFHRPQTLALGVCNGCQMMSNLKELIPGAEHWPRFVRNLSDRFEARFSLVEVTASPSLLMQGMEGSRMPIAVSHGEGHVEVRDAVHLSQLEHANLVSLRFVDNNGRVTENYPANPNGSPNGITAVTNLSGRVTVMMPHPERVFRTVSNSWHPETWGEDSPWMRMFRNARKQLG, from the coding sequence ATGGAAATACTGCGTGGTTCGCCCGCTTTGTCGGCTTTTCGCATTAACAAACTGCTTTCCCGTTTTCAGGAAGCTCAGCTTCCGGTTAACGACGTCTACGCCGAATTCGTACACTTCGCCGATGTCAGCGCTCCTCTGACAGCGGATGAGCAAACCAAGTTGCAACGCCTGCTCAAATATGGTCCTTCTCTCGCTGAACACGCACCCGTTGGCCGCCTGATTCTGGTAACGCCGCGTCCGGGCACTATTTCTCCGTGGTCCTCCAAGGCAACCGACATTGCCCACAACTGTGGACTGTCGCAGGTTCGGCGTCTTGAGCGCGGCCTGGCGTTTTATGTTCAGGCACTACAACTGACCGAAGCACAGTGGCAATCACTCGGCGCGCTGTTGCACGACCGCATGATGGAAACCATATTTACCGACCTTAACGACGCTGAAAAACTGTTTGCCCAGCACCAACCGGCACCGGTTCAGCACGTTGACCTGCTCGGTGCAGGCCGCGTTGCGCTGGAACAGGCCAACATCAAACTTGGTCTGGCACTGGCGGAAGACGAAATTGACTATCTGGTCAACGCCTTCACCAACCTGGGCCGCAACCCGACAGACATCGAGCTGTACATGTTCGCGCAGGCCAACTCCGAACATTGCCGCCACAAGATTTTCAATGCCGATTGGGTTATCGACGGCAAAGAGCAGCCTAAATCGCTGTTCAAAATGATTAAGAACACCTTTGAACATACCCCAGATCACGTGCTGTCTGCTTATAAAGACAACGCCGCCGTGATGGAAGGCTCAAAGGTAGGCCGTTTCTATGCCAACGCCGAGTCTGGCCTGTACAATTTTAATCAGGAAGATGCTCATATCCTGATGAAGGTAGAAACCCACAACCACCCAACCGCTATTTCTCCTTGGCCAGGTGCAGCCACCGGTTCGGGCGGTGAAATCCGTGACGAAGGCGCAACCGGCCGCGGCGCCAAGCCGAAAGCGGGCCTGGTAGGCTTCTCGGTTTCTAACCTGCGTATTCCCGGATTTGAACAGCCTTGGGAAGAAAACTTCGGCAAACCTGACAGAATTGTGACCGCTTTAGAGATAATGACCGACGGTCCTCTGGGAGGCGCAGCATTCAACAACGAATTTGGTCGTCCGGCGCTTCTGGGGTATTTCCGTACCTATGAAGAGCAAGTCAACAGCCATAATGGCCCAGAACTGCGCGGATACCATAAGCCAATCATGCTGGCGGGCGGTATCGGTAACATTCGTGCCGACCACGTGCAGAAGGGTGAAATCACCGTTGGCGCTAAACTGATCGTGCTGGGTGGACCGGCAATGAACATCGGTTTGGGCGGCGGTGCCGCTTCCTCTATGGCTTCTGGCCAGTCTGATGCCGACCTCGATTTTGCCTCGGTTCAGCGCGACAACCCGGAAATGGAGCGTCGCTGTCAAGAAGTTATCGACCGCTGCTGGCAGTTGGGCGAAGCCAACCCGATTCTGTTTATCCATGACGTTGGCGCGGGTGGGCTTTCCAACGCCATGCCTGAGTTGGTCAGCGACGGTGAGCGCGGCGGGCGTTTCCAATTGCGCGATATTCTTAACGATGAACCGGGTATGAGCCCGCTCGAAGTCTGGTGTAACGAATCTCAGGAACGCTACGTGATGGCGGTTGCGCCAGCGCAGCTTGCTCAGTTCGACGCTATCTGTAAACGTGAGCGCGCGCCGTATGCGGTTATCGGTGAAGCCACTGAAGAAATGCACCTGACACTGGAAGACAGTCACTTCGACAACCAGCCGATTGACATGCCGCTCGACGTGCTGCTGGGCAAAACGCCAAAAATGACCCGCGACGTGCAAACCCTGAAAGCCGTGGGTGACATGCTAAATGGCGAGAATATTCAGATTGCCGATGCGGTGAATCGCATTCTGCATCTGCCAGCGGTTGCTGAAAAAACCTTCCTGATCACCATCGGTGACCGCACGGTAACCGGTATGGTTGCACGCGACCAGATGGTCGGTCCGTGGCAGATACCGGTTGCAGACTGTGCGGTTACTACTGCCAGCCTCGACAGCTACCACGGCGAAGCGATGTCTCTGGGCGAACGTGCGCCGGTGGCCTTGCTAGACTTCGCCGCCTCCGCGCGTTTGGCGGTAGGCGAAGCGCTGACCAACATTGCAGCTACCGAAATCGGCAGCCTCAAGCGCGTTAAGCTTTCGGCCAACTGGATGTCGGCGGCCGGTCATCCGGGCGAAGACGCGGGTCTGTACGCCGCGGTTAAAGCGGTAGGCGAAGAGCTTTGTCCTGCGCTGGGTATCACTATTCCCGTGGGTAAAGACTCCATGTCGATGAAAACCCGCTGGCAGGAAGGCACCGAGCAGCGCGAGATGACCTCTCCACTGTCGCTGGTTATCACCGCATTTGCCCGTATTGAAGACGTTCGCCATACCGTGACACCAGAACTGCGTACCGACAAGGGCGAAAGCTCTCTGTTGCTGATTGACCTCGGTGCAGGCCACAACGCGTTGGGCGCAACGGCGCTGGCGCAGGTTTATCGCCAACTTGGTGATAAACCTGCCGACGTGCGCAACGTTGAGCAGTTGGCCGGCTTCTTCAATGCGATGCAAAAACTGGTTTCCGAGCAAAAACTGCTGGCCTACCACGACCGTTCAGACGGTGGCCTACTGGTGACGCTGGCGGAGATGGCCTTTGCCGGTCACTGCGGCCTGACCGCGGACATTTCGGCGCTGGGCGAGTCTGCTCTTGCAGCGTTGTTCAACGAAGAGCTGGGCGCGGTGATCCAGGTCCGTGATGACCAACGCGCCGAGGTTGAGCAGATTTTTGCACAGCATGGCCTGGCCGACTGCACGCATTTCCTGGGCAGCGTCAATCAGGGCGATCGTTTCGTGATCACTTCTGGCGACAAGCCGGTGTACAGCGAAAGCCGCACCACGCTGCGTACCTGGTGGGCAGAAACTACCTGGCAGATGCAGCGCCTGCGCGACAACCCTGAGTGCGCCGATCAGGAGCACGAAGCCAAGAAAGACAATAACGATCCGGGCCTGAACGTCAATCTGACCTTCGCGCCGCAGGAAGACATTGCTGCACCTTACATCGCGACCGGTGCGCGTCCTAAAGTGGCGGTTCTGCGCGAGCAGGGCGTTAACTCCCACGTCGAGATGGCGGCGGCGTTCCACCGTGCCGGTTTCGATGCGGTTGACGTGCACATGAGCGATCTGCTGTCGGGACGTCGTGACCTGCAGGACTTCCACACGCTGGTGGCCTGTGGCGGCTTCTCTTACGGTGACGTATTGGGTGCCGGCGAAGGTTGGGCGAAGTCCGTGCTGTTCAACGAGCGCGTACGTGAAGAGTTTGAAGATTTCTTCCATCGTCCACAGACTTTGGCGCTGGGCGTGTGTAACGGCTGCCAAATGATGTCTAACCTGAAAGAGCTGATTCCTGGCGCTGAGCACTGGCCGCGCTTCGTACGCAACCTGTCAGACCGCTTTGAAGCACGTTTTAGCCTGGTTGAAGTGACCGCCAGTCCGTCACTGCTGATGCAGGGGATGGAAGGGTCGCGTATGCCAATCGCCGTATCGCACGGAGAAGGCCACGTAGAAGTCCGTGATGCGGTGCATCTGTCACAGCTTGAGCACGCCAATCTGGTCTCGCTGCGCTTTGTGGATAACAACGGACGTGTGACCGAGAACTATCCAGCGAACCCTAACGGTTCACCAAACGGTATCACGGCGGTCACTAACCTCTCTGGCCGCGTCACGGTGATGATGCCGCATCCAGAGCGCGTATTCCGCACCGTGAGCAACTCATGGCACCCAGAAACCTGGGGCGAAGACAGCCCTTGGATGCGCATGTTCCGCAACGCGCGTAAACAGCTTGGCTGA
- the mltF gene encoding membrane-bound lytic murein transglycosylase MltF, which translates to MKRIKITYLIVGLITLLLALALWPSIPWQRGSGDQLQNILSRGELRVSTLDSSQTYFNGTAGDRGFDYELASRFADYLGVKLVMTSHKDIDQLFGDLKSNKADMLASGLIYNPERLKSFRTGPEYYTVSQQVLYRLGTARPKSYDDIKGNLVVSAGAAHITTLEDAKKKFSDLSWGVTHRYSPTELMQQVAQGKLKYTLGDSVTVALLQRVYPRLAVAFDATEDEPVTWYFTKTADDDSLYAAMLDFFSQISEDGTLERLEEKYLGHVGNFDFVDTRAFLNAIDDKLTTLQPLFEKYADKIDWRLLAAISYQESHWDPSATSPTGVRGMMMLTSATAQGLGVSNRLDTEESIRGGALYLNKIIATLPDTIADDDKIWFALAAYNMGYGHMLDARQLTTAQKGNPDSWVDVKQRLPMLNQKRYYSKTTYGYARGTQAFNYVENIRKYQISLVGYLMEKEKQKAQAAALKVQLGAGYPAVTLEQLKSAGG; encoded by the coding sequence TTGAAGCGCATAAAAATAACGTATTTAATCGTGGGCCTCATCACCCTGTTGCTGGCGCTGGCCCTGTGGCCTAGCATTCCATGGCAGCGCGGGTCAGGTGACCAGCTCCAAAACATTCTGTCTCGTGGTGAACTGCGCGTCAGTACGCTCGACTCTTCACAGACCTATTTTAACGGCACCGCAGGTGACCGGGGATTTGATTATGAATTAGCCAGCCGCTTTGCCGACTACCTCGGCGTGAAGCTGGTCATGACCTCACATAAAGATATCGACCAACTGTTTGGCGATCTTAAAAGTAATAAGGCCGACATGCTGGCCTCGGGACTTATCTATAACCCTGAGCGTTTAAAGTCATTTCGTACCGGGCCGGAGTACTACACCGTTTCCCAGCAGGTACTTTATCGGCTTGGTACGGCACGCCCAAAATCCTATGACGATATTAAAGGCAACCTGGTCGTTTCTGCCGGTGCGGCCCACATCACGACGCTTGAAGACGCGAAGAAAAAGTTTTCGGACCTCAGTTGGGGTGTCACCCACCGCTACTCCCCTACGGAGCTGATGCAACAGGTTGCTCAGGGTAAGCTCAAATACACGCTCGGTGATTCAGTGACAGTGGCCCTGCTACAGCGCGTTTACCCGCGCCTGGCGGTCGCTTTTGACGCCACCGAGGACGAACCGGTTACCTGGTACTTTACTAAAACAGCCGATGACGACAGCCTCTATGCAGCGATGCTCGATTTTTTTAGCCAAATTTCCGAAGACGGTACTCTTGAGAGGCTGGAAGAGAAGTATTTAGGCCACGTCGGTAATTTTGACTTCGTGGACACCCGCGCCTTTCTTAATGCCATTGATGACAAGCTCACTACGCTGCAACCGCTGTTCGAGAAGTATGCCGACAAAATCGACTGGCGACTGCTGGCGGCCATTTCCTATCAGGAGTCGCATTGGGATCCTAGTGCCACCTCACCGACCGGCGTGCGCGGTATGATGATGCTGACAAGTGCCACCGCTCAGGGGCTGGGCGTGAGTAATCGCCTGGATACCGAAGAGAGCATTCGCGGCGGCGCGCTTTATCTGAACAAAATTATTGCGACCCTGCCGGACACGATTGCCGATGACGATAAAATCTGGTTTGCGCTGGCAGCCTACAATATGGGATATGGCCACATGCTCGACGCCAGGCAGCTGACTACGGCGCAAAAAGGCAATCCTGATAGCTGGGTCGATGTAAAACAGCGTTTGCCCATGCTTAATCAGAAACGCTACTACAGCAAAACAACCTATGGCTATGCGCGTGGCACTCAGGCCTTTAACTACGTTGAGAACATCAGGAAGTATCAAATCAGCCTCGTAGGCTATCTGATGGAGAAAGAGAAGCAAAAGGCGCAGGCTGCTGCGCTAAAAGTGCAGCTTGGCGCGGGATATCCCGCCGTGACGCTGGAGCAGTTAAAAAGCGCGGGCGGTTAA
- the murQ gene encoding N-acetylmuramic acid 6-phosphate etherase, with amino-acid sequence MNLGALVSETRNPATSRLDEMSTLEMVTCFNNEDRKVPLAIQAVLPQIAEAVERAAASFLAGGRLIYLGAGTSGRLGVLDASECPPTFGVQHGMVIGLIAGGPGALLKAVEGAEDNAELGVEDLKNLNLTADDTVVGLAASGRTPYVIGALRYARHLGCATVAISCNPDSPIAHEAQVAISPVVGPEALTGSTRLKSGTAQKLVLNMISTGAMVKIGKVYQNLMVDVKATNVKLVDRACRIVVEATGAERQDAEAALQQTGFEVKPAILIILAQVSAEEAIERLARHNGFLRAALAE; translated from the coding sequence ATGAACTTAGGCGCATTGGTATCTGAAACCCGCAATCCGGCGACCTCAAGGCTGGACGAAATGTCCACTTTGGAAATGGTCACTTGCTTCAATAATGAAGACCGCAAAGTGCCGTTGGCCATTCAAGCCGTATTGCCGCAAATTGCCGAAGCCGTAGAGCGGGCGGCGGCCTCTTTTCTCGCCGGTGGACGTTTAATTTATCTGGGCGCGGGCACCAGCGGACGCCTCGGCGTACTCGATGCATCGGAATGTCCGCCGACCTTTGGCGTGCAGCATGGCATGGTCATTGGGCTGATTGCCGGTGGACCGGGTGCTCTGCTCAAGGCGGTAGAAGGGGCTGAAGACAATGCTGAACTCGGTGTTGAGGATTTAAAAAACCTTAACCTTACCGCCGATGATACCGTGGTGGGACTTGCCGCGTCTGGCCGTACTCCGTACGTGATTGGCGCACTGCGCTATGCACGTCATCTAGGCTGTGCCACGGTTGCTATTTCTTGTAACCCGGATTCCCCCATCGCTCACGAGGCACAGGTTGCCATCTCGCCCGTTGTTGGACCTGAGGCGCTGACGGGTTCAACCCGCCTTAAATCGGGTACTGCACAAAAATTGGTGCTGAATATGATCTCCACGGGTGCGATGGTCAAAATCGGTAAGGTCTATCAGAACCTGATGGTTGATGTGAAAGCCACTAACGTCAAGCTAGTGGATCGCGCCTGCCGGATCGTCGTTGAGGCCACGGGAGCCGAACGCCAGGATGCCGAAGCCGCTCTGCAGCAAACCGGCTTTGAGGTGAAGCCGGCTATTTTGATCATTCTGGCACAGGTCAGCGCCGAAGAGGCCATCGAACGCCTTGCTCGGCACAACGGTTTTCTGCGTGCTGCGCTGGCGGAGTAG
- a CDS encoding YfhL family 4Fe-4S dicluster ferredoxin → MALLITPKCINCDMCEPECPNQAIAMGEVFYEIDSGRCTECVGHYDAPTCQKVCPIDNTIIIDPLRQETNEQLWDKFVALHHSA, encoded by the coding sequence ATGGCGCTGTTAATTACCCCAAAATGCATCAATTGCGATATGTGCGAGCCAGAGTGCCCGAATCAGGCGATAGCGATGGGGGAAGTGTTTTACGAAATTGACAGCGGGCGCTGTACGGAATGCGTGGGGCATTATGATGCCCCAACCTGCCAAAAAGTATGCCCGATCGACAATACGATTATCATCGACCCGCTACGCCAGGAAACTAACGAACAGCTGTGGGACAAATTTGTAGCGCTGCACCATTCTGCTTAA
- the pdxJ gene encoding pyridoxine 5'-phosphate synthase: protein MAELLLGVNIDHIATLRNARGTAYPDPVQAAFVSEQAGADGITVHLREDRRHITDRDVRILRETIQTRMNLEMAVTDEMVGIACDIKPHFCCLVPEKREEVTTEGGLDVAGQKDKMTVAVERLSEAGILVSLFIDPDVRQIDAAVAVGAPYIEIHTGAYAEAPEGIHREAEFQRIKHAATYAASKGLKVNAGHGLTYKNVQPIAALPEMHELNIGHSIIGQAVFDGLAGAVSEMKALMREARR from the coding sequence ATGGCTGAATTACTGTTGGGCGTCAATATTGACCACATCGCTACCTTGAGAAACGCACGCGGTACCGCGTATCCGGATCCCGTTCAGGCCGCTTTCGTTTCCGAACAGGCCGGCGCCGACGGCATCACCGTGCACCTGCGCGAAGACCGCCGCCACATCACCGATCGCGATGTGCGAATTTTGCGTGAAACTATTCAGACGCGCATGAATCTCGAAATGGCGGTGACCGACGAAATGGTCGGCATTGCCTGCGATATCAAACCGCATTTTTGCTGCCTGGTGCCTGAAAAACGTGAAGAAGTGACCACAGAGGGCGGGCTTGACGTTGCCGGTCAAAAAGACAAAATGACCGTGGCCGTAGAGCGCCTGTCCGAAGCTGGGATCCTGGTGTCGCTGTTTATCGACCCAGACGTTCGCCAGATTGACGCCGCGGTTGCCGTGGGTGCGCCCTACATCGAAATCCACACCGGTGCCTATGCTGAAGCCCCTGAAGGCATTCATCGCGAAGCCGAGTTTCAGCGCATCAAGCATGCGGCAACCTATGCAGCGTCGAAAGGATTAAAGGTCAATGCCGGACACGGACTGACGTATAAAAACGTTCAACCGATTGCCGCACTGCCGGAAATGCACGAGCTGAACATTGGCCATTCCATTATTGGTCAGGCAGTCTTTGATGGATTGGCCGGTGCGGTCAGTGAAATGAAAGCGCTGATGCGTGAAGCGCGTCGATAA
- the recO gene encoding DNA repair protein RecO, whose protein sequence is MEGWQRAFVLHGRPYSETSLLLDLFTEGQGRVRILAKGARGRRSNLKGCLQPFTPLLVRWTGRGEVKTLRNAEAVSLALPLSGSILYSGLYVNELVSRVLEQETNYSSLFFDYLHCLQNLAAASTSPEQALRQFELALLHNLGYGVDFLHCAGSGEEVSETMTYRYREEKGFIASLVVDNASFTGRDLKALASREFPDINTLRAAKRFTRMALKPYLGGKPLKSRELFRQFVLKKPSPSAENPAD, encoded by the coding sequence ATGGAAGGCTGGCAACGAGCATTTGTCTTGCATGGGCGACCTTACAGTGAAACCAGTTTATTGCTGGATTTGTTCACTGAAGGGCAAGGACGGGTACGCATACTGGCAAAAGGTGCGCGTGGCCGTCGGTCGAATCTAAAGGGCTGCCTGCAGCCCTTTACTCCGCTGCTGGTCCGCTGGACGGGGCGCGGTGAAGTGAAAACTCTGCGCAATGCTGAAGCCGTCTCGCTGGCGCTTCCCCTCTCAGGCTCTATTCTTTACAGCGGCCTTTACGTTAACGAACTGGTCTCCCGCGTCCTTGAGCAAGAAACCAATTACTCTTCGCTGTTTTTCGATTATCTCCACTGTTTGCAAAATTTGGCCGCGGCCAGCACTTCGCCCGAGCAGGCGCTGCGCCAGTTTGAATTGGCATTGCTGCATAATCTTGGCTATGGCGTAGACTTTTTGCACTGTGCGGGCAGCGGTGAGGAGGTCAGCGAAACCATGACCTACCGCTATCGTGAAGAGAAAGGCTTTATTGCCAGCCTGGTGGTGGATAACGCCAGTTTTACCGGGCGTGACCTTAAAGCGCTGGCCAGCCGAGAATTTCCCGACATCAACACGTTGCGCGCGGCCAAACGTTTTACTCGCATGGCGCTGAAGCCCTACCTTGGCGGTAAACCATTGAAAAGCAGAGAGCTGTTCCGTCAGTTTGTATTAAAAAAACCTTCCCCTTCTGCAGAAAATCCTGCCGACTGA
- the acpS gene encoding holo-ACP synthase, translated as MAILGLGTDIVEIVRIEAVVERSGDRLAKRILSANEWQLYLKHQQPVRFLAKRFAVKEAAAKALGTGIRNGLAFEQFEVVNDALGKPSLIFHDRAAEMAAEFGVKSVHVTLADERHYACATVIIEN; from the coding sequence ATGGCTATTCTTGGGCTGGGCACCGATATTGTCGAAATCGTCCGCATTGAAGCGGTGGTTGAACGCAGTGGCGACCGACTGGCCAAGCGTATCTTGAGCGCCAACGAATGGCAGCTGTATCTTAAACATCAGCAGCCAGTGCGTTTTCTTGCCAAGCGTTTTGCTGTAAAAGAGGCGGCGGCAAAAGCGTTAGGAACGGGGATACGCAACGGACTGGCGTTTGAGCAGTTTGAAGTGGTCAATGATGCACTGGGAAAACCGAGCCTGATTTTTCACGACCGCGCAGCAGAAATGGCCGCCGAGTTTGGCGTGAAATCGGTACACGTCACGCTGGCAGACGAGCGCCATTACGCCTGTGCCACGGTGATTATTGAGAACTGA
- the tadA gene encoding tRNA adenosine(34) deaminase TadA, protein MYDSRRFSQGEVYVIEQYSDRYWMRHAMALASKAQDVGEVPVGAVLVLDNKVIGEGWNRSIGHHDPTAHAEIMALRQGGMVVKNYRLLDAVLYVTLEPCVMCAGAMVHSRIRRLVYGAADMKTGAAGSLLDVLGHPGMNHHIEVTSGVLADECSTQLSEFFKLRRSQHKALRKAQREAANSQSDE, encoded by the coding sequence GTGTATGATAGCCGCCGTTTTAGTCAGGGCGAGGTTTACGTGATAGAGCAATACAGCGACAGGTACTGGATGCGGCATGCAATGGCGCTGGCTTCAAAAGCGCAGGATGTAGGCGAGGTGCCGGTTGGCGCAGTATTGGTGCTCGATAATAAGGTGATCGGCGAAGGCTGGAATCGTTCAATCGGGCATCATGATCCTACCGCGCACGCCGAGATTATGGCGCTGCGTCAGGGCGGCATGGTGGTAAAAAACTATCGTCTGCTGGATGCGGTGCTGTATGTCACCCTTGAGCCTTGCGTGATGTGTGCCGGCGCGATGGTGCACAGCCGCATTCGTCGGCTGGTTTATGGCGCGGCCGATATGAAAACCGGCGCGGCAGGATCGCTGCTCGACGTGCTGGGTCATCCGGGCATGAATCATCATATTGAGGTGACGTCAGGCGTATTGGCCGACGAATGTTCCACGCAGTTGAGTGAGTTCTTCAAACTGCGCCGCAGCCAGCATAAGGCGTTGCGCAAGGCCCAGCGCGAGGCCGCTAACAGTCAAAGTGATGAGTAA
- the yfhb gene encoding phosphatidylglycerophosphatase C gives MSAKTDRRVVFFDLDGTLHQQDMFGTFMRFLLKKMPQNLLLVVPMLPVVGLGMLLCGRAERWPMSLLLWSITFGHSEARLKALELQFVNWFRTKVVAFPVVQMRLRDYLDNDDAQVWLITGSPENLVQQVYNTSPFLPRVRLVGSRIARRNGGWVLALRCLGEEKVSQLEQRIGSPLKLYSGYSDSKQDNPLLFFCEHRFRVSKQGELQQLE, from the coding sequence TTGAGCGCGAAGACGGATCGCCGTGTGGTTTTTTTTGATCTCGATGGCACACTGCATCAACAGGATATGTTCGGGACTTTTATGCGTTTTCTGCTCAAGAAAATGCCGCAAAATTTGCTGTTGGTGGTGCCGATGCTGCCGGTAGTTGGGCTTGGTATGTTGCTCTGCGGCCGCGCCGAGCGCTGGCCAATGAGTCTGCTGCTGTGGTCTATTACCTTTGGGCACAGTGAAGCACGTCTGAAAGCACTTGAATTGCAGTTTGTGAACTGGTTCCGCACAAAAGTGGTCGCGTTTCCGGTGGTGCAGATGCGCCTGCGTGATTATCTCGACAATGATGATGCACAAGTGTGGCTGATAACCGGCTCGCCGGAGAATCTGGTGCAGCAGGTTTACAATACTTCCCCTTTTCTACCGCGCGTCAGGCTGGTAGGCAGCCGTATCGCTCGCCGCAACGGCGGTTGGGTGCTGGCATTGCGCTGCCTGGGCGAAGAAAAAGTCTCACAGCTGGAACAGCGTATTGGCTCCCCGCTTAAACTTTATAGCGGCTACAGCGACAGCAAACAGGATAATCCGTTGCTGTTTTTCTGTGAGCATCGGTTTCGCGTCAGCAAGCAGGGCGAATTGCAGCAGCTGGAATAA
- a CDS encoding MurR/RpiR family transcriptional regulator, with protein MSSMIRIRQMYPQLAENDRKLADFLLAQPDKARHLSSQKLAELAGVSQSGVVKFAQKLGYKGFPALKLAMSEALSAPLADPAITVHNQILSTDSMLIVGEKLLAEKQAALRATLDVNSEQRLQQALFMLSSARKIVLTGLGASGLVAKDFAYKLLKIGITAIVESDTHVLLATVQALSEQDLLLAISFSGERREINLAAEVARKAGAKTLALTSFSPNTLQQQADHCLYTLAELPVTRGAAISASTAQYSLTDILFMALIQQDTEHAPGRIKHSENLVNKLS; from the coding sequence ATGAGCAGTATGATACGCATCCGTCAGATGTATCCGCAATTGGCAGAGAATGACCGAAAACTGGCCGACTTCTTATTGGCCCAGCCCGATAAAGCGCGTCACTTAAGCTCGCAAAAATTGGCCGAGTTGGCGGGGGTAAGCCAATCGGGTGTAGTCAAGTTTGCGCAAAAATTGGGATATAAGGGTTTTCCTGCCCTGAAGTTGGCGATGAGTGAAGCGCTTTCAGCACCACTGGCGGACCCGGCCATTACAGTACATAACCAGATACTGAGCACCGACAGCATGCTTATTGTCGGCGAAAAACTGCTGGCGGAGAAACAGGCAGCGCTGCGCGCCACGCTCGACGTTAACAGCGAGCAGCGACTCCAGCAGGCGCTGTTTATGCTGTCCAGTGCGCGTAAAATTGTGCTCACTGGCCTAGGCGCTTCTGGGCTGGTGGCAAAGGACTTTGCCTATAAGCTGCTAAAAATCGGCATTACCGCGATTGTTGAGTCAGACACCCACGTGCTGCTGGCAACGGTTCAGGCGTTATCGGAACAGGATTTGCTGCTGGCTATCTCTTTTAGCGGTGAACGGCGCGAGATAAATCTGGCGGCAGAAGTGGCGCGCAAGGCGGGAGCAAAAACGCTGGCGCTGACCAGTTTCTCTCCCAATACCTTACAGCAGCAGGCCGATCACTGCCTGTATACGCTGGCCGAGCTGCCCGTGACGCGCGGTGCCGCCATCTCGGCCAGCACCGCCCAGTACTCACTGACCGACATTCTTTTTATGGCGCTGATTCAGCAAGATACCGAACATGCTCCTGGCAGAATAAAGCACAGCGAAAATCTGGTGAACAAGCTGAGTTGA